In a single window of the Procambarus clarkii isolate CNS0578487 chromosome 51, FALCON_Pclarkii_2.0, whole genome shotgun sequence genome:
- the LOC123774487 gene encoding uncharacterized protein, whose product MSVMREARVLCLSLFIVNSHTHIHTLRSKRDLLGVDIYRDLNTSPSSANSPPNSWLYKFPPWFLPGNPAPEGFHSHRDTHKAGTPEFSMVDDGDILIIDNFGVSDLVGHINNVRVPGNSAFRDEVVQTLLDVKYSRGQNPAFRKGKVASEGTSGELVTPWLVPQSVPEPPLPSPVPTAPISLHDNHDNDVRDQTHGGKVNLVNTALRPNEAFPFISDNEDVFRTITSSREPTPTDVDNKGFRPSPFDRLRTARPINRAQVEHSSSNKDTFRPSKLISVTRVSEDSSPGAPAVTSPGQKHGVGNSNFQHNIISKNFFRDRQAVLLKASDRPRSSRTLIRGNDNDIGNPQLISKQDDPLWVPFVPGVPLFLQRSRRLSQTGSRGEPLRNKDHPHNSQLDTLGSPQDVVSDPQLRNREESESNSFQLPSSIQDIINSDSDTAQPLYIREPISVTSSRGTSSNRGDDGSDRWSWPTF is encoded by the exons ATGTCAGTCATGAGGGAGGCACGGGTCCTCTGCCTGTCTCTCTTCATTGTAAACAGTCACACCCACATCCACACTCTCCGATCAAAGAGAGATCTTTTGGGAGTGGATATCTACAGAG ATTTGAACACCTCACCGTCCTCGGCTAACTCTCCCCCCAACTCTTGGCTGTACAAGTTCCCTCCGTGGTTCCTACCTGGGAACCCCGCACCGGAGGGCTTTCACTCTCACCGAGACACACACAAAGCTGGCACTCCCGAGTTCTCCATGGTAGACGACGGCGACATCCTCATCATCGACAACTTTGGCGTTAGTGATCTCGTTGGTCACATTAACAACGTTAGAGTCCCTGGCAACTCAGCGTTCCGAGACGAAGTAGTGCAGACACTTCTTGATGTTAAGTATAGTAGAGGTCAAAACCCTGCTTTCCGAAAAGGGAAAGTCGCTTCTGAAGGCACATCTGGTGAATTGGTGACTCCCTGGTTAGTGCCCCAGAGCGTGCCAGAGCCACCCCTGCCCTCCCCGGTCCCTACTGCGCCTATCTCCCTCCACGACAACCATGACAACGACGTAAGGGATCAAACCCACGGAGGGAAAGTTAATCTCGTTAATACAGCGTTGCGGCCTAACGAAGCCTTCCCTTTCATTTCAGACAATGAAGATGTTTTTCGGACAATAACGTCATCAAGAGAGCCCACTCCAACAGACGTTGATAACAAAGGGTTCCGGCCGAGCCCCTTTGACCGGTTGCGTACTGCGCGTCCCATTAACAGAGCTCAGGTTGAACATTCTTCCAGTAACAAAGATACCTTCCGGCCATCAAAGCTGATCTCCGTGACTCGTGTGTCCGAGGACTCGTCACCAGGAGCTCCAGCGGTAACTTCGCCAGGACAGAAACATGGCGTCGGCAACAGTAACTTTCAGCACAATATTATCAGCAAAAACTTTTTTAGAGACCGACAAGCTGTTCTGCTCAAGGCATCAGATCGGCCAAGATCATCGAGAACCTTGATTCGTGGCAACGACAATGATATCGGGAATCCCCAGTTGATCAGCAAACAAGATGACCCATTATGGGTACCCTTTGTCCCAGGTGTACCTTTGTTCCTCCAGCGAAGCAGAAGGCTGTCACAAACCGGGAGCCGAGGAGAACCCCTACGAAATAAAGATCACCCTCACAATTCACAGCTTGACACTTTAGGAAGCCCACAGGATGTAGTCAGCGACCCACAGCTCCGAAATCGAGAAGAATCGGAATCAAACTCTTTTCAGTTACCCTCGAGCATCCAGGATATTATCAACAGCGACTCTGACACAGCCCAGCCGCTGTATATCAGAGAACCCATCTCTGTCACCTCAAGCCGTGGGACATCATCAAACAGAGGAGACGACGGAAGCGACAGATGGTCCTGGCCGACGTTTTGA